In Vitis vinifera cultivar Pinot Noir 40024 chromosome 11, ASM3070453v1, a genomic segment contains:
- the LOC100267207 gene encoding serine carboxypeptidase-like 13 has protein sequence MESMWMGRHLFLTILLFASKAVTSQTIVTSLPGFSGTLPFTLETGYVGVGESEEVQLFYYFVESQSSPSQDPLMLYIAGGPGCSSLSSLFYENGPIYLNYQYYDGGVPSLNLSADAWTQGLNMIYIDAPVGTGFSYSNTSQGYYVDDAENAAQTYEFLRKWLVQHPDFLGNELYIAGVSYSGIPVPMIVNEIIEGNILGLSPGMNIKGYVLGSPVTDSFIDDNSKIPFAHGLSLISHELYNSAKTNCEGNYVNVSSEACALDIEAIDELLRYINVAQVLHPYCYPFTVKPSERQGNRRSSLEEANYRSCDLYSSVPISIWANDESVRAALNVRNGTKGNWQPCNSSLTGYTEDVTTTLAYHRNFSHTSSLRALIYSGDHDMSIPNIGTQEWIRSLNMTLADTWRGWMVDAQVAGYTKRYTYGDFSLTYATVKGAGHIPATYKTRQCYEMIERWLAHYPL, from the exons ATGGAGTCAATGTGGATGGGGCGTCATCTATTTCTCACAATTTTGCTTTTCGCAAGCAAAGCTGTAACTTCGCAAACCATCGTCACCTCTCTGCCTGGTTTTTCTGGGACTCTCCCTTTCACTCTTGAGACTGG ATATGTGGGCGTAGGTGAATCGGAGGAAGTGCAGCTGTTCTATTATTTTGTGGAGTCTCAGAGCTCTCCCTCACAAGACCCTCTCATGCTTTACATTGCTGGTGGTCCTGGTTGTTCTTCCCTCAGTTCCTTGTTCTACGAAAATG GTCCAATATATCTAAACTATCAATACTATGATGGCGGCGTACCTTCACTTAATTTGAGCGCAGATGCTTGGACCCAG GGCCTAAACATGATATACATAGATGCGCCAGTTGGCACCGGCTTCTCTTATTCAAATACCTCGCAAGGCTACTATGTTGATGACGCTGAAAATGCTGCTCAGACATACGAGTTTTTAAGAAAG TGGCTGGTGCAACACCCTGATTTTCTGGGGAATGAACTCTACATTGCTGGTGTTTCATATTCGGGCATACCTGTTCCTATGATCGTTAACGAGATAATTGAGG GTAACATACTTGGACTCAGCCCAGGCATGAACATCAAG GGTTACGTGCTTGGAAGCCCTGTTACGGATTCATTTATTGATGATAATTCAAAGATCCCGTTTGCTCACGGGCTATCACTTATATCACATGAACTCTATAAT TCTGCGAAGACAAATTGCGAAGGAAATTATGTGAATGTAAGCAGTGAAGCGTGTGCATTGGATATTGAAGCCATCGATGAG TTGCTGCGCTATATAAATGTAGCACAAGTTCTGCATCCTTACTGTTATCCTTTCACCGTAAAGCCAAGCGAGAGACAAGGGAATCGAAGATCATCTTTGGAAGAGGCCAATTATCGTTCATGTGAC TTGTATTCAAGCGTACCCATAAGCATCTGGGCAAATGATGAATCTGTCCGGGCCGCTCTTAATGTTAGAAAT GGAACAAAAGGAAATTGGCAGCCTTGCAATTCAAGCTTAACAGGGTACACCGAGGATGTTACAACAACTCTTGCATATCATAGAAATTTCAGTCATACAAGTAGTTTACGAGCTTTGATATATAG CGGTGATCATGATATGTCGATTCCGAATATTGGTACCCAAGAATGGATTAGGTCTCTCAATATGACTCTAGCCGATACCTGGCGAGGTTGGATGGTTGATGCCCAAGTTGCAGG ATATACGAAGAGGTATACCTACGGAGATTTCAGTTTAACGTATGCAACAGTGAAG GGAGCAGGTCACATACCTGCAACTTACAAAACTAGACAGTGTTATGAGATGATAGAAAGGTGGCTCGCTCATTACCCTCTCTAA
- the LOC104880749 gene encoding F-box protein CPR1 — MATTATVAARAALPHDLIINILTRLPAKALCKFRCVSKQWLNLISDPYFVSLHHTRSRSNPNLLLVRSSPHDATDASNENLTLHITCSQMNSYSDHEFAVTIKESTVHMLPSRWDLVFFAGENAFYVCNPSIQEFFKLPHCSTCTSGEVNAGLGFNSATKEYVLVHLFDRSMDTYEYDIGIEVLRLSECRLGGSDSGSWKVVEGKNCPCQIRGWGVFVGNSFYWMIWDEFEQPGEEAIVCFDLDREEFGVVAAPKGCFDTEEVWFLVELRGFLCLVDSTTRPFTIDIWMMKDCEKVGEWVREYSIDLSGFSIKIVKSIVPLDYRDGEILMDSNRESLEAYNVENKSFRRMSNRIEGNWTWLRLYTDSFFSLGST; from the coding sequence ATGGCGACGACGGCGACGGTGGCCGCCAGGGCCGCTCTCCCCCACGATCTCATCATCAACATCCTTACAAGATTGCCAGCCAAAGCCCTCTGCAAATTTAGGTGCGTGTCCAAACAGTGGCTCAATCTCATCTCCGATCCCTATTTCGTCAGCCTCCACCATACTAGATCCCGATCAAACCCTAATCTCCTCTTGGTTCGATCCTCACCCCACGATGCCACCGATGCTTCCAATGAGAATTTAACTCTCCATATCACTTGTAGCCAAATGAACTCATACTCAGATCACGAATTCGCTGTAACCATCAAAGAATCAACAGTTCACATGTTGCCGTCGAGGTGGGACTTGGTGTTTTTCGCGGGAGAAAATGCGTTTTACGTGTGTAATCCAAGTATCCAAGAGTTTTTTAAATTGCCCCATTGCAGTACTTGTACTTCTGGTGAGGTGAATGCTGGATTGGGGTTCAATAGTGCGACAAAGGAGTATGTTCTTGTGCATTTGTTCGATAGGAGCATGGATACTTATGAGTATGACATTGGTATCGAGGTGCTTAGATTGTCGGAATGCCGCCTTGGTGGTAGtgattcaggtagttggaaggTGGTTGAAGGGAAGAATTGCCCATGTCAGATAAGGGGGTGGGGGGTTTTTGTTGGAAATTCATTTTATTGGATGATCTGGGATGAGTTTGAGCAACCTGGTGAGGAGGCAATAGTGTGTTTTGATTTGGATAGGGAGGAATTTGGAGTTGTGGCGGCACCTAAGGGTTGTTTTGATACCGAGGAGGTTTGGTTCTTGGTGGAGCTGAGGGGTTTCTTGTGTTTGGTTGATAGCACAACAAGGCCTTTCACAATTGATATATGGATGATGAAGGATTGTGAGAAAGTGGGGGAGTGGGTGAGAGAGTATAGCATTGATTTGAGTGGGTTTAGTATTAAAATTGTGAAGTCCATTGTGCCTTTGGATTACCGGGACGGAGAAATATTGATGGATTCAAATCGAGAGAGTCTAGAGGCTTATAATGTGGAAAACAAAAGCTTCAGAAGAATGAGCAATCGCATTGAAGGGAACTGGACATGGTTGCGACTCTACACTGATAGTTTCTTCTCTTTAGGAAGTACGTAG